CCCGATTCACCATGGCTGTTCCACCCGAGCAATCCTCCCAGAAGCAGACCGATCGCCAAGGCGGATGCCGTGGCGGTCGGCCCCAGCCACCTACGGGCAATCGCCCGGAAGCGGCTCGTGTCACGGGCATCGAAATACTCTCGTGAAGCCCGGGCCATGATCCGGTATTCCAGGTCGCCCGGCATCTCCGGGGTGCCCGGAGAGGCAAGCGGTGCGTCCAACGCCTCCAACTCGGCAAGGTGGGCGCGGCAGGCCGCGCAACCGTCGAGATGGCGTTTCATGTCCCACAGCTCCCGCCCGGACAGTTCACCGTCCAGGTAGGCAGAAAGACGTGTATGGCAGTTTCGGCAAAGCATGTGTGTCGACCTCATTTTT
This sequence is a window from Paucidesulfovibrio longus DSM 6739. Protein-coding genes within it:
- a CDS encoding anti-sigma factor family protein; the encoded protein is MMKWPWFLKRRGRVSSGCCPGDARRCGRNWDHAELFSIEGGGFPNLDRLIKMRSTHMLCRNCHTRLSAYLDGELSGRELWDMKRHLDGCAACRAHLAELEALDAPLASPGTPEMPGDLEYRIMARASREYFDARDTSRFRAIARRWLGPTATASALAIGLLLGGLLGWNSHGESGSDRAMMPRENVVFASLSAAPSGSIEAAVLAGFNEGGRL